One Companilactobacillus heilongjiangensis genomic window, TATGGGAATCCTCAAAATGACTTATTTATTGTTGCCTTCACTGGAACTAAAGGTAAGACAACAACTTCATATTTTCTTTACGATATTTTAAAACGTGCTTATCCAAAACAAGTCGGACTATTCTCAACTGTTGACCGAATTGTTGGACCAAAGCCTGAAGATGAATTTAAATCAGATTTAACAACTCCTGAATCAATGGAATTATTCCACGATATGCGTGCTTGTGTTGACAATGGCATCAAATATTTGGTTATGGAAGTTTCTTCCCAAGCCTATAAGAAGAACCGTGTTTACGGTTTGAAATTTGATATCGGTGGTTTCTTGAACATTACACCCGACCATATCGGACCTAACGAACATCCTACTTACGCTGATTATTTGAACTGCAAGAAGCAATTGATGATCAACTCGAAAGTTAATATTATTAACCGTCAAACTGATTACTATGACACAGTTTATGCGGCCGCTAAACAAACAAGTGATGATAAAGATATTTATCGTTTTGCTAAAAATGAAGTTGGTGACACAGACTTCAGTATCCGTAACAAAGAGTCTAATTTAAACGATTCCGTCTTCACATTCACAGCTGAAAGCGATAAAGCTGAAGATTTGCAAGAACACAGTGAATATACTTATGCATTAGGTCTTGTTGGTGATTTCAATGAACTCAACGCCGCTGCCGCAATTATTGCTGCTAAGAAGATTGGTGTTAAAAACGAAATAATTGCTGAAAGTTTGAAGTCAGCTTTTGTGCCCGGCAGAATGGAACACATTAATACCAAAGCTCATGGGACAATATTTGTTGATTATGCACACAATTATGCTAGTATGAATGCTTTATTGAGTTTTCTAAGACGTGAATATCCAGACTCAAGAATCAAGGTAGTCGTTGGTAGTCCCGGTGATAAGGGAGTTTCTAGACGTGCCGGCTTTGCTAAAGTTTTAACTGAATTAGCCGATGCCGCTATTTTGACAACTGATGACCCTGGATTCGAAGATCCTGCTGATATTTGTCGCCAAATTGATTCCGGAATCGATCACACGAAAGTTGACGTGAAGATTGAACTTGACCGTCCAACTGCTATTCGTGAAATGATTGAATCTAGTCACGGTGATGACATTGTGGTCCTTGCTGCTAAAGGAAACGATGCCTATCAAAAGACGAAAGGCGTGGACGTACCATATCCAAGCGACCCAGTAGTTGCTAAGAAAATTTTGAAGGATATTGAGGATTAGAATTATGAAAAAATTCTTTACCGTATTAGGTGGCATGGGAAGTTTAGCCACTGAAAGTTATGTGCATTTGTTGAATGAACGGACACCAACTGAAAAGGACCAAGATTACTTGGACTATATTTTGGTAAATCACTCAACAGTTCCTGATCGAACAGCACATATCTTGGACAACAGTAAACCTAGTTTTTTACCTCCATTGGTTGAGGATATCAAGCAACAGAGCATGTTTCATCCTGAATTCATGGTTTTAATCTGTAATACAGCTCATTATTACTATAAAGAATTGCAAGCGGCCACTGATGTGCCTTTGATTCACATGCCACACATGGCTATTAGCGTAATGAAAAAGCAGTATCCTAATGCTAAAAGAATTGGTTTGATTGCTACTAAGGGTACGATTGCTGATCATATTTACGAAAATGAAATTAAAGATGCTGGTTTCGAATATAGTTTGGGTGACCAAGAAGTTCAGAATCAGGTTGAAAGTTTGATTTACGACGATATTAAAGTCAAAGGTCAAGTTAACGCCGAAAAGTATCACCATATTTTGCAGACAATGCACGATAAGTTTGGTTGTGATGTCATTGTTCTTGGCTGTACAGAGTTGTCGCTAGCTCAAGAAAAAGCCGGTGACCATCCTTACAACGTGATTGATGGACAAGGGATTATCGTTGACAAGTCCATTGAATTTGCCGAAAAAATTCGTCGTGGCGAAAAAATCGATTTTACTAAGATTTATTAATGTTTCATGAGAAACATTGCGAAAATAAACCGGCATTCGATATAATGTTGGGTGTATAAGGAGGTATTTTCCAATGCTTAAAAGATTATCTATCTTCGCAGTTATCTTCTCAGGGATTTTATTAGCGGGTTGTTCACAACAATCAGCAAGTACACAATCAACATCAAGCTCTGATACTTCTACAAGTAGTAGTAAAAAAGCCCCTGCTAAGACGACCAAGTCAGCTCCAGCAGACACTAAGAGTGCTTCAGATACAAATTCAAGTTCGGATGAATCAAAGACAACAGATAGTCAAAATTCATCAAATAATAGTAATACTAACCAAACGAATGACAACAGTACTAATAACAGCAATACAAATGATTCAAGTACAACTAATGATGATCAGACATCACAAAGCCAAGGCCAACAACAGACACAAGTTAGCCTAACAACAGCTGATCAAGCAGTTCAATTCTTGGCAGATAAATTGAGTTCAACATATGACAAGTCAACAACGCAATAT contains:
- a CDS encoding UDP-N-acetylmuramoyl-L-alanyl-D-glutamate--2,6-diaminopimelate ligase, which translates into the protein MSLKIKNALAILKEHDLLVSSSVTDENLEVTKISYNSKEDQTNGIFFCKGNGFKGEYLDQAIKNGAAIYVSEKEYSTDIDRLIVKDASKALSLLSAEFYGNPQNDLFIVAFTGTKGKTTTSYFLYDILKRAYPKQVGLFSTVDRIVGPKPEDEFKSDLTTPESMELFHDMRACVDNGIKYLVMEVSSQAYKKNRVYGLKFDIGGFLNITPDHIGPNEHPTYADYLNCKKQLMINSKVNIINRQTDYYDTVYAAAKQTSDDKDIYRFAKNEVGDTDFSIRNKESNLNDSVFTFTAESDKAEDLQEHSEYTYALGLVGDFNELNAAAAIIAAKKIGVKNEIIAESLKSAFVPGRMEHINTKAHGTIFVDYAHNYASMNALLSFLRREYPDSRIKVVVGSPGDKGVSRRAGFAKVLTELADAAILTTDDPGFEDPADICRQIDSGIDHTKVDVKIELDRPTAIREMIESSHGDDIVVLAAKGNDAYQKTKGVDVPYPSDPVVAKKILKDIED
- a CDS encoding aspartate/glutamate racemase family protein, which encodes MKKFFTVLGGMGSLATESYVHLLNERTPTEKDQDYLDYILVNHSTVPDRTAHILDNSKPSFLPPLVEDIKQQSMFHPEFMVLICNTAHYYYKELQAATDVPLIHMPHMAISVMKKQYPNAKRIGLIATKGTIADHIYENEIKDAGFEYSLGDQEVQNQVESLIYDDIKVKGQVNAEKYHHILQTMHDKFGCDVIVLGCTELSLAQEKAGDHPYNVIDGQGIIVDKSIEFAEKIRRGEKIDFTKIY